From Halalkalicoccus subterraneus, the proteins below share one genomic window:
- a CDS encoding NAD-dependent epimerase/dehydratase family protein, translated as MNGNRILVTGGAGFIGSNLANHLVENNDVIVVDDGYLGTPENLNDTVEFQEKSVLDDDLPTEVDVVFHLAALSSYAMHEDDPTKGARVNVEGFVNTVEQARDDGCNTVVYASTSSIYGNQTDPS; from the coding sequence ATGAATGGAAATAGAATTCTCGTGACAGGTGGTGCCGGATTTATCGGCTCGAATCTCGCCAATCATCTCGTAGAGAATAACGATGTCATCGTCGTCGACGATGGCTATCTTGGAACACCCGAAAACCTCAATGATACCGTTGAGTTCCAAGAGAAAAGCGTGTTAGACGACGATCTGCCGACCGAGGTGGACGTCGTGTTTCACCTCGCGGCACTATCCTCGTATGCGATGCACGAGGACGATCCGACGAAAGGAGCGCGCGTCAACGTCGAAGGGTTCGTCAACACCGTCGAGCAAGCCCGCGACGACGGCTGTAACACGGTCGTCTATGCCTCGACCTCCTCGATCTACGGCAATCAGACCGATCCCTC
- a CDS encoding MarR family transcriptional regulator: MALSEEDLNEMDRWILAFLDEHEWATPNLLRQFYSDEIKEVSRQWVSNRIGRLVEHDHLERVHPDAYEVELITDPRED, encoded by the coding sequence ATGGCGTTGTCTGAGGAAGATCTCAACGAAATGGATCGCTGGATACTGGCGTTCCTTGATGAACACGAATGGGCGACCCCGAATCTACTACGGCAATTCTACAGCGACGAGATCAAGGAGGTGAGCAGACAATGGGTCAGTAACAGGATTGGACGGCTTGTAGAACATGATCATCTCGAACGTGTTCATCCAGATGCCTACGAGGTTGAGTTGATTACGGATCCGAGAGAGGATTGA